The proteins below come from a single Malus domestica chromosome 03, GDT2T_hap1 genomic window:
- the LOC103415048 gene encoding probable CoA ligase CCL12, which yields MVKNISEVGVENFVQAGLDVEEAKDFDRVLKNTISRTNTTDPKEIWRQIVAERLLKPSHPHELHQLIYYSVYANWDASTKGPPLYWFPSLYQSRQTNLGRLMEKHGSELLGTSYKDPITSYTLFQEFSVRNPEAYWSLVLKELSVSFRKVPKCILDRTDKSKRSGSWLPHSVFNIAECCLLPTSHPRKEDDSLAVVWRDEGCDDDSFVNHMTLKELREQVMLVANALDATFSKGDAIAIDMPMNVNAVIIYLAIVLAGFVVVSIADSFATNEIATRLRVSKARGVFTQDFILRGGRKFPLYSRVAEAAPHLAIVLPAIGSNVGIQLREQDLSWHAFLSRVNHLPRKNYYSPVYQPVDSVTNILFSSGTTGDPKAIPWTQLSPIRCAADSWAHNDNQVGDVFCWPTNLGWVMGPILLYSCFLTGSTLALYHGSPLSHGFGKFVQDARVTILGTVPSLVKAWKSTHCMKGLDWTKIRSFCSTGEASSVDDDLWLASRANYGPIIECCGGTELASSYIMGSRLQPQAFGAFSTKSMTTGFVIFDGHGIPYPEEQACVGEVGLFPQLMGATDRLLNADHEKVYFKGMPMYNGTQLRRHGDILKRTVGGYLIVQGRSDDTMNLGGIKTSSVEIERVCDRADESILETAAVSVAPKSGGPEQLIIFVVLKKGYDSEPDELKKKFSKAIQSNLNPLFKVSLVKIVPEFPRTASNKLLRRVLRDQVKHELSVRSRM from the exons atggtgaaGAACATAAGTGAGGTGGGAGTGGAGAACTTTGTTCAGGCAGGGCTAGACGTTGAAGAGGCCAAGGATTTCGATAGAGTCCTCAAAAATACAATCTCCCGCACGAACACAACGGACCCAAAAGAGATATGGCGGCAGATAGTGGCTGAGAGATTGCTGAAACCATCACACCCTCATGAGCTGCACCAGTTGATCTACTACTCAGTCTATGCCAATTGGGATGCCTCCACCAAAGGCCCTCCTCTCTACTGGTTCCCTTCTCT ATACCAGTCGCGACAAACAAACTTGGGGCGATTGATGGAAAAGCACGGTTCAGAGCTTTTAGGAACATCATATAAGGATCCCATAACCAGTTATACACTCTTCCAGGAATTCTCTGTTCGGAATCCCGAG GCTTACTGGTCACTTGTTCTAAAAGAGCTCTCGGTTTCATTTCGTAAAGTCCCAAAGTGTATTTTGGATAGGACTGACAAATCAAAACGCAGTGGATCCTGGCTTCCACATTCAGTTTTCAATATTGCTGAATGTTGTTTGCTACCCACCAGCCACCCAAGAAAAGAGGATGATAGTTTGGCTGTTGTATGGAGGGATGAAGGTTGCGACGATGATTCTTTTGTTAATCATATGACATTAAAGGAACTTCGGGAACAAGTAAT GTTGGTGGCTAATGCACTGGATGCAACCTTTTCAAAGGGTGATGCAATTGCTATCGACATGCCAATGAATGTCAATGCGGTTATCATATATTTAGCAATTGTACTAGCAGGATTCGTTGTTGTATCAATAGCAGACAGTTTTGCTACAAATGAAATTGCAACTCGTCTACGCGTGTCTAAAGCAAGGGGTGTCTTTACCCAG GATTTCATACTAAGGGGAGGCCGGAAGTTTCCTCTCTACAG TCGAGTTGCAGAGGCCGCTCCACATTTAGCTATTGTGCTTCCAGCAATTGGGAGCAATGTAGGCATTCAGTTAAGAGAACAGGATCTATCCTGGCATGCTTTTCTTTCTCGTGTCAATCACCTTCCAAG AAAGAACTACTACTCTCCAGTCTATCAGCCAGTCGACTCTGTGACTAATATTCTATTTTCATCTGGAACCACAG GAGATCCGAAAGCTATTCCATGGACACAACTTTCACCAATTAGATGTGCTGCTGATTCATGGGCTCACAATGATAATCAAGTTGGGGATGTCTTCTGCTGGCCAACAAATTTGGGATGGGTTATGGGTCCAATCTTACTCTACTCGTGCTTTCTAACTGGTTCAACTCTTGCTCTGTATCATGGGTCTCCTCTCAGTCATGGCTTTGGAAAATTTGTTCAG GATGCCAGAGTAACTATATTGGGCACAGTTCCTAGCTTAGTAAAGGCTTGGAAGAGTACACACTGTATGAAAGGCCTAGACTGGACAAAGATAAG ATCATTTTGTTCCACTGGTGAAGCGTCTAGCGTTGATGATGACCTTTGGCTCGCTTCCCGTGCTAACTATGGACCCATTATTGAATGTTGTGGGGGCACAGAGCTTGCTTCATCCTACATCATGGGAAGTCGGCTGCAGCCACAAGCTTTTGGAGCATTTAGCACAAAGTCGATGACAACAGGCTTTGTCATCTTTGATGGACATGGAATTCCTTAT CCAGAGGAGCAAGCTTGTGTTGGGGAAGTGGGTTTGTTCCCGCAATTAATGGGAGCGACTGACAGGCTGCTAAATGCTGATCATGAAAAAGTCTACTTCAAGGGAATGCCAATGTATAATGGAACG CAACTTAGGAGACACGGAGACATACTTAAAAGAACTGTTGGAGGCTATTTGATTGTTCAAGGCAGGTCTGATGATACCATGAATCTCGGTGGCATCAAG ACAAGTTCTGTTGAAATCGAGCGCGTCTGTGACCGGGCTGATGAAAGCATCTTGGAGACAGCTGCAGTCAGTGTTGCACCCAAGAGTGGTGGTCCTGAACAGTTGATTATATTTGTCGTATTAAAGAAGGGATACGACTCCGAACCAGACGAGCTAAAGAAGAAATTCTCAAAAGCAATTCAAAGCAACCTTAACCCTTTGTTTAAG GTGAGcttggtcaagattgtaccagaATTTCCTCGAACAGCCTCCAACAAGTTACTAAGAAGAGTTTTGAGGGACCAAGTTAAGCATGAGCTCTCTGTTCGGAGCAGAATGTAG
- the LOC139194354 gene encoding uncharacterized protein: protein MPETTSPDYAAWVSQDQLIMSWLLNSMEPKMAKIFSYSVSSHHLWNSVRDMYGDLNNIARVFQLKKDLTEVQQGNLSFVQHLGNLKAKWNELDLYRPHTTDTTILLKRAEEDKVFQLLASIEPEYEDLKSHLLMTHELPTFQMVCNVIQREEVRKKVMNADVVVGESDLRPSEARAFIFSRPYKGKRPDLKCSYCVKIGRPGVGHIKEKCWILHPELKPKFNDDGRTPRNQMKPAYTPRGNLVCDNVSNNVINSSSSPITLINEFANFLQQKQGTTNHECPSAMLDKFAGFLEQSSSVSQNDVPGSSFEGNDW from the exons ATGCCCGAAACAACTTCACCAGATTATGCAGCATGGGTGTCCCAAGATCAActtatcatgtcttggctgtTAAACTCTATGGAACCAAAGATGGCTAAGATTTTCAGTTATTCAGTGTCATCTCACCACCTTTGGAATTCTGTACGAGACATGTATGGGGATCTAAACAATATTGCGCGAGTCTTCCAGCTGAAGAAAGACCTTACGGAAGTACAACAGGGAAATCTCTCCTTTGTTCAACATCTTGGCAACTTGAAGGCCAAATGGAATGAATTGGATCTCTACAGACCTCATACCACGGACACAACCATTCTTTTAAAGCGTGCTGAAGAAGACAAGGTGTTCCAGTTGCTTGCCAGCATTGAACCAGAGTATGAAGACCTTAAAAGTCATCTCTTGATGACACATGAACTTCCCACTTTCCAGATGGTCTGCAATGTTATTCAACGTGAAGAAGTAAGAAAGAAGGTCATGAACGCAGACGTGGTCGTTGGAGAATCAGATCTTAGGCCATCAGAAGCGAGAGCCTTCATCTTCTCCAGACCATACAAGGGAAAACGACCAGACTTAAAGTGTTCTTACTGTGTGAAGATAGGTCGTCCAGGCGTTGGACACATAAAAGAAAAGTGTTggattcttcatccagaacttAAACCCAAGTTCAACGATGATGGAAGAACACCAAGAAACCAAATGAAGCCTGCCTACACTCCTAGAGGAAACCTTGTTTGCGACAATGTCTCCAATAATGTGATAAACTCTTCCTCTAGTCCCATTACTCTTATAAATGAATTTGCTAACTTCTTGCAACAGAAACAAGGAACAACAAATCATGAATGTCCCTCAGCCATGCTCGACAAGTTTGCTGGCTTCCTCGAACAATCAAGCTCAGTGTCACAAAATGACGTGCCAG GATCAAGTTTTGAAGGAAACGATTGGTAA